From one Triticum aestivum cultivar Chinese Spring chromosome 4B, IWGSC CS RefSeq v2.1, whole genome shotgun sequence genomic stretch:
- the LOC123093854 gene encoding bifunctional fucokinase/fucose pyrophosphorylase isoform X2, producing the protein MTGDVLPCFDASNLLLPDDAACIVTAPTTLDVASNHGVVVASKDGTDAQNYSLCLVDNLLQKPTVSELVEGQAILDDGRALLDTGIIAVRGKAWQELVSLAYSSSQTMIEEIITSRKELSLYEDLVAAWVPTKHEWLRDRPFGKELIAALGRHKMFSFCSYDFSFLHFGTSAEVLDHLAGSYSGLVGRRHMCSVPETTACDIAATTVILCSKISAGVSIGEDSLVYDSSLSGRVRIGSQSIVVGVNIHELHGDSPQIIGSSTCFTLPDRHCLWEVPLVNSMGRVMVYCGLHDNPKVSMDRDGTFCGKPWKNVLEDLKIQDTDIWDTSNLDKCLWNARLFPIMSPPEMLSVGLWLMGSSGCDPDGKVSRMWRKSRRVSLEELHRSIDYHQLCMDSAKHQADLAAAVAKSCMTYGLLGRNLFQLCEEMLGNDSSSVEVCKELLTFCPSHGDQYSGVLPQSRGYQVKMDLLRASGDLSTASLVEEKVWASVASETASAIKYGSKEPSSSATTSSNGNLRPKKVVVELPVRVDFVGGWSDTPPWSLERPGCVLNMAISLEGRLPVGATTEATEDHHGVLIEDDVDRKVCIDDLSSISCPFKEDDPFRLVKSALIVTGILGHELLSTSGLKIRTWANVPRGSGLGTSSILAAAVVKCLFQLMEDDGGDDNVARAVLVVEQIMGTGGGWQDQIGGLYPGIKCTQSFPGQPLRLQVVPLLAPPQLIQELEQRLLVVFTGQVRLAHRVLEKVVTRYLRRDSLLISSIRRLAELARAGREALMNGEVDELGGIMLEAWGLHQELDPFCSNSLVDELFALADPYCCGYKLVGAGGGGFALLLARSPGHAVDLRRVLRDSAAGLDVTVYDWNVAVPLPR; encoded by the exons ATGACCGGGGATGTTCTACCGTGCTTCGATGCCTCGAACCTACTCCTCCCCGATGACGCTGCGTGCATCGTCACTGCGCCGACCACGCTCGATGTGGCCTCTAATCATGGAGTGGTGGTGGCGTCCAAGGATGGAACCGACGCGCAGAATTATTCTCTCTGTTTGGTTGATAATCTCCTGCAGAAGCCGACAGTGAGCGAGCTTGTCGAGGGCCAGGCCATTCTAGATGATGGTAGAGCACTACTTGACACGGGGATAATTGCAGTGAGGGGTAAAGCATGGCAGGAGCTTGTTTCCCTTGCATACTCATCTAGCCAGACCATGATTGAGGAGATCATAACTAGCAGAAAAGAG CTGAGTTTATATGAAGATCTTGTGGCTGCATGGGTACCAACCAAGCATGAATGGTTGAGGGACCGTCCATTTGGCAAGGAACTAATTGCTGCTTTAGGAAGACATAAGATGTTCAGCTTTTGTTCAT ATGACTTCTCATTTTTGCATTTTGGTACATCTGCTGAGGTTCTTGATCATTTGGCGGGTTCATATTCAGGACTTGTGGGTCGAAGGCACATGTGTTCGGTACCAGAGACCACTGCTTGTGATATTGCTGCGACAACAGTGATTTTGTGTAGCAAAATTTCTGCCGGGGTATCAATTGGAGAGGATTCATTGGTTTATGATTCATCACTTTCAGGCAGAGTAAGGATTGGCTCTCAGTCAATCGTTGTTGGGGTGAATATACATGAGTTACATGGGGATAGTCCTCAAATTATCGGGAGTAGCACCTGTTTCACGCTACCCGATCGGCATTGCCTTTGGGAAGTGCCATTGGTAAACTCCATGGGAAGAGTCATGGTCTATTGTGGCCTTCATGACAATCCAAAAGTTTCTATGGATAGGGATGGGACATTCTGTGGAAAGCCATGGAAAAATGTTTTGGAAGATCTTAAAATCCAGGATACGGATATTTGGGACACATCCAACCTTGACAAGTGCTTATGGAATGCTAGGCTTTTTCCCATCATGTCTCCCCCTGAAATGCTGAGTGTAGGCCTGTGGCTGATGGGATCGTCAGGATGTGATCCAGATGGCAAAGTTAGTCGCATGTGGAGAAAATCACGGAGAGTCAGCCTGGAAGAACTGCATCGGTCAATCGACTACCATCAGCTTTGCATGGATTCAGCCAAGCATCAAGCAGATCTTGCAGCCGCCGTAGCTAAAAGTTGCATGACATATGGCTTGCTTGGGCGGAACCTGTTTCAGCTGTGTGAGGAAATGTTGGGAAATGATAGTTCCAGTGTAGAAGTCTGTAAAGAATTACTTACATTTTGTCCAAGTCACGGGGATCAGTACTCTGGTGTTCTTCCTCAGAGCAGAGGATATCAGGTCAAAATGGATCTACTTAGAGCTTCTGGAGATCTTTCTACTGCTTCTTTGGTTGAAGAGAAAGTATGGGCTTCTGTTGCAAGTGAAACTGCATCAGCTATAAAATATGGGTCTAAAG AACCATCAAGCAGTGCAACGACGTCAAGCAATGGAAACCTGCGTCCTAAGAAGGTTGTAGTAGAATTACCGGTCCGTGTGGACTTTGTTGGGGGTTGGAGTGATACACCTCCATGGAGCTTGGAGCGTCCAGGTTGTGTTCTGAACATGGCGATAAGCCTAGAAGGGCGCCTTCCAGTCGGGGCTACGACAGAGGCAACAGAAGACCACCATGGAGTTCTGATCGAAGATGACGTCGACAGAAAGGTCTGCATTGATGATCTGTCATCCATCTCTTGTCCATTCAAAGAAGACGACCCATTCCGTCTAGTCAAGTCTGCTCTCATCGTCACCGGCATCCTTGGCCATGAATTGCTCTCGACGTCAGGTCTGAAGATCAGGACCTGGGCAAATGTTCCTCGCGGAAGCGGCCTCGGAACTTCGAGCATACTGGCGGCTGCTGTAGTCAAGTGTCTGTTCCAACTCATGGAAGACGATGGAGGCGATGATAATGTCGCCAGGGCTGTGCTGGTAGTAGAGCAGATAATGGGCACCGGTGGCGGGTGGCAGGACCAAATCGGTGGCCTGTATCCCGGGATCAAGTGCACCCAGAGCTTCCCAGGACAGCCGTTGCGCTTGCAGGTTGTTCCATTGTTGGCACCTCCCCAGTTGATCCAGGAACTGGAGCAGCGTCTCCTCGTCGTGTTCACCGGCCAA GTGAGGCTGGCGCACCGGGTGCTGGAGAAGGTGGTGACGCGGTACCTGCGGCGCGACAGCCTGCTGATCTCCAGCATCAGGCGGCTGGCGGAGCTGGCCAGGGCCGGGAGGGAGGCCCTGATGAACGGCGAGGTGGACGAGCTGGGCGGCATCATGCTGGAGGCCTGGGGGCTGCACCAGGAGCTGGACCCCTTCTGCAGCAACAGCCTGGTGGACGAGCTGTTCGCGCTCGCCGACCCCTACTGCTGCGGCTACAAGCTCgtcggtgccggcggcggcggcttcgcccTCCTGCTCGCCAGGAGCCCTGGCCACGCCGTCGACCTCCGGCGTGTGCTTCGGGACTCCGCGGCAGGCCTCGACGTCACGGTGTACGACTGGAACGTCGCCGTGCCACTGCCAAGATGA
- the LOC123093854 gene encoding bifunctional fucokinase/fucose pyrophosphorylase isoform X1 — protein MEPARRRRRRAHTADEAAAVLRKAWCRLRLSARDPARVPPWDAVALTAASPEQAALYGRQLARARRLGRFPPSTAALAVPDPDGARIGSGAATLHAVASLARRLLSQATKEEIAEFRLLPEANGSSIPPASVARFMATKHVLLLHAGGDSKRVPWANPMGKAFLPVPYLAGDNPDGPVPLLFDHILAVSASARQAFKNQGGIFIMTGDVLPCFDASNLLLPDDAACIVTAPTTLDVASNHGVVVASKDGTDAQNYSLCLVDNLLQKPTVSELVEGQAILDDGRALLDTGIIAVRGKAWQELVSLAYSSSQTMIEEIITSRKELSLYEDLVAAWVPTKHEWLRDRPFGKELIAALGRHKMFSFCSYDFSFLHFGTSAEVLDHLAGSYSGLVGRRHMCSVPETTACDIAATTVILCSKISAGVSIGEDSLVYDSSLSGRVRIGSQSIVVGVNIHELHGDSPQIIGSSTCFTLPDRHCLWEVPLVNSMGRVMVYCGLHDNPKVSMDRDGTFCGKPWKNVLEDLKIQDTDIWDTSNLDKCLWNARLFPIMSPPEMLSVGLWLMGSSGCDPDGKVSRMWRKSRRVSLEELHRSIDYHQLCMDSAKHQADLAAAVAKSCMTYGLLGRNLFQLCEEMLGNDSSSVEVCKELLTFCPSHGDQYSGVLPQSRGYQVKMDLLRASGDLSTASLVEEKVWASVASETASAIKYGSKEPSSSATTSSNGNLRPKKVVVELPVRVDFVGGWSDTPPWSLERPGCVLNMAISLEGRLPVGATTEATEDHHGVLIEDDVDRKVCIDDLSSISCPFKEDDPFRLVKSALIVTGILGHELLSTSGLKIRTWANVPRGSGLGTSSILAAAVVKCLFQLMEDDGGDDNVARAVLVVEQIMGTGGGWQDQIGGLYPGIKCTQSFPGQPLRLQVVPLLAPPQLIQELEQRLLVVFTGQVRLAHRVLEKVVTRYLRRDSLLISSIRRLAELARAGREALMNGEVDELGGIMLEAWGLHQELDPFCSNSLVDELFALADPYCCGYKLVGAGGGGFALLLARSPGHAVDLRRVLRDSAAGLDVTVYDWNVAVPLPR, from the exons ATGGAGCCGGCCCGTCGGCGCCGGCGGAGGGCGCACACggcggacgaggcggcggcggtgctgcgCAAGGCCTGGTGCCGGCTGCGGCTGTCGGCGCGCGACCCGGCGCGGGTGCCGCCGTGGGACGCCGTCGCGCTCACGGCCGCCAGCCCCGAGCAGGCCGCGCTCTACGGCCGCCAGCTCgcgcgcgcgcgccgcctcggccgcttcccgccctccaccgccgccctcgccgtcccGGACCCCGACGGCGCCCGCATCGGCTCCGGCGCCGCCACGCTCCACGCCGTCGCCTCCCtcgcccgccgcctcctctcccaG GCCACCAAGGAAGAGATCGCCGAATTCCGTCTCCTCCCCGAGGCGAACGGCTCCTCCATCCCGCCGGCCTCCGTGGCGCGCTTCATGGCCACCAAGCACGTGCTGCTGCTCCACGCCGGCGGCGACAGCAAGAGGGTTCCCTGGGCGAACCCCATGGGGAAGGCCTTCCTGCCGGTGCCTTACCTGGCCGGGGACAACCCCGACGGGCCTGTCCCGCTGCTCTTCGACCACATCCTCGCCGTCTCAGCCAGCGCAAGGCAAGCATTCAAGAACCAAG GTGGGATCTTCATAATGACCGGGGATGTTCTACCGTGCTTCGATGCCTCGAACCTACTCCTCCCCGATGACGCTGCGTGCATCGTCACTGCGCCGACCACGCTCGATGTGGCCTCTAATCATGGAGTGGTGGTGGCGTCCAAGGATGGAACCGACGCGCAGAATTATTCTCTCTGTTTGGTTGATAATCTCCTGCAGAAGCCGACAGTGAGCGAGCTTGTCGAGGGCCAGGCCATTCTAGATGATGGTAGAGCACTACTTGACACGGGGATAATTGCAGTGAGGGGTAAAGCATGGCAGGAGCTTGTTTCCCTTGCATACTCATCTAGCCAGACCATGATTGAGGAGATCATAACTAGCAGAAAAGAG CTGAGTTTATATGAAGATCTTGTGGCTGCATGGGTACCAACCAAGCATGAATGGTTGAGGGACCGTCCATTTGGCAAGGAACTAATTGCTGCTTTAGGAAGACATAAGATGTTCAGCTTTTGTTCAT ATGACTTCTCATTTTTGCATTTTGGTACATCTGCTGAGGTTCTTGATCATTTGGCGGGTTCATATTCAGGACTTGTGGGTCGAAGGCACATGTGTTCGGTACCAGAGACCACTGCTTGTGATATTGCTGCGACAACAGTGATTTTGTGTAGCAAAATTTCTGCCGGGGTATCAATTGGAGAGGATTCATTGGTTTATGATTCATCACTTTCAGGCAGAGTAAGGATTGGCTCTCAGTCAATCGTTGTTGGGGTGAATATACATGAGTTACATGGGGATAGTCCTCAAATTATCGGGAGTAGCACCTGTTTCACGCTACCCGATCGGCATTGCCTTTGGGAAGTGCCATTGGTAAACTCCATGGGAAGAGTCATGGTCTATTGTGGCCTTCATGACAATCCAAAAGTTTCTATGGATAGGGATGGGACATTCTGTGGAAAGCCATGGAAAAATGTTTTGGAAGATCTTAAAATCCAGGATACGGATATTTGGGACACATCCAACCTTGACAAGTGCTTATGGAATGCTAGGCTTTTTCCCATCATGTCTCCCCCTGAAATGCTGAGTGTAGGCCTGTGGCTGATGGGATCGTCAGGATGTGATCCAGATGGCAAAGTTAGTCGCATGTGGAGAAAATCACGGAGAGTCAGCCTGGAAGAACTGCATCGGTCAATCGACTACCATCAGCTTTGCATGGATTCAGCCAAGCATCAAGCAGATCTTGCAGCCGCCGTAGCTAAAAGTTGCATGACATATGGCTTGCTTGGGCGGAACCTGTTTCAGCTGTGTGAGGAAATGTTGGGAAATGATAGTTCCAGTGTAGAAGTCTGTAAAGAATTACTTACATTTTGTCCAAGTCACGGGGATCAGTACTCTGGTGTTCTTCCTCAGAGCAGAGGATATCAGGTCAAAATGGATCTACTTAGAGCTTCTGGAGATCTTTCTACTGCTTCTTTGGTTGAAGAGAAAGTATGGGCTTCTGTTGCAAGTGAAACTGCATCAGCTATAAAATATGGGTCTAAAG AACCATCAAGCAGTGCAACGACGTCAAGCAATGGAAACCTGCGTCCTAAGAAGGTTGTAGTAGAATTACCGGTCCGTGTGGACTTTGTTGGGGGTTGGAGTGATACACCTCCATGGAGCTTGGAGCGTCCAGGTTGTGTTCTGAACATGGCGATAAGCCTAGAAGGGCGCCTTCCAGTCGGGGCTACGACAGAGGCAACAGAAGACCACCATGGAGTTCTGATCGAAGATGACGTCGACAGAAAGGTCTGCATTGATGATCTGTCATCCATCTCTTGTCCATTCAAAGAAGACGACCCATTCCGTCTAGTCAAGTCTGCTCTCATCGTCACCGGCATCCTTGGCCATGAATTGCTCTCGACGTCAGGTCTGAAGATCAGGACCTGGGCAAATGTTCCTCGCGGAAGCGGCCTCGGAACTTCGAGCATACTGGCGGCTGCTGTAGTCAAGTGTCTGTTCCAACTCATGGAAGACGATGGAGGCGATGATAATGTCGCCAGGGCTGTGCTGGTAGTAGAGCAGATAATGGGCACCGGTGGCGGGTGGCAGGACCAAATCGGTGGCCTGTATCCCGGGATCAAGTGCACCCAGAGCTTCCCAGGACAGCCGTTGCGCTTGCAGGTTGTTCCATTGTTGGCACCTCCCCAGTTGATCCAGGAACTGGAGCAGCGTCTCCTCGTCGTGTTCACCGGCCAA GTGAGGCTGGCGCACCGGGTGCTGGAGAAGGTGGTGACGCGGTACCTGCGGCGCGACAGCCTGCTGATCTCCAGCATCAGGCGGCTGGCGGAGCTGGCCAGGGCCGGGAGGGAGGCCCTGATGAACGGCGAGGTGGACGAGCTGGGCGGCATCATGCTGGAGGCCTGGGGGCTGCACCAGGAGCTGGACCCCTTCTGCAGCAACAGCCTGGTGGACGAGCTGTTCGCGCTCGCCGACCCCTACTGCTGCGGCTACAAGCTCgtcggtgccggcggcggcggcttcgcccTCCTGCTCGCCAGGAGCCCTGGCCACGCCGTCGACCTCCGGCGTGTGCTTCGGGACTCCGCGGCAGGCCTCGACGTCACGGTGTACGACTGGAACGTCGCCGTGCCACTGCCAAGATGA